From Amycolatopsis sp. WQ 127309:
GACAACGGCGACGGGTGAAGCGGCTCAGGTGCGTCTTCCCGCCACCGGACCGCCCGGAGGAATCCCCCTTCACGGTTCGAGGCACGCGATTTCACCGATCCGCTGAACGAACGAGCCCGGCACCGGCCCTCTTCAGCAGGTGCCGGCGGAACAGGCCGAAGCGGCGCGGCGGGCGCTCGAGAGCGCCGGGGCGACCGTCGAACTGTGGTGAAGGTGGCTCAGGAAGTCACCGGACAAAACCGCGGTACCGGACCGCCCGGCGTCTCGACCGTCTCGGTGAACATCGCTTCCGGGCGCACCCACAGGCCCCGCTCGCCGTAGAGCGCGCGGTACACGACCAGTTGTTCCTCGGTCTCGCTGTGCGACGCGACGCCGAGCACCTCGTACTCGTTGCCCTTGTAGTGGACGTAGCGGCCGGGCTGCACCACTCAGAACAGCCGGAACTCGTCGGACTCGATGCCGCGCAGCTCGTCGTAGTCCAGGGTCAGGCAGCGGATCCCGCGGTCCTCCGCCAGCGTGCGCGCCTGCGGCTTGATGATCTGGGCCGCGAACACGCCCTGCACCGGGGCCAGCAGCGGGTCGCGGTTCAGCAGCTCCAGGTAGCGCGTCAGCTGCTCGACGCCGTCGATCTCGCCGCGGCGCTTGATCTCCACCGCCACCGACTTGCCGTCGGCGTCGCGGGCCATGATGTCGACCGGGCCGATCGGCGTGGGGAACTCGCGGCGGACCAGGGTGTAGCCGTCGCCGAGGGTTTTGATGTGCTCGGCCAGCAGGGCCTGCAGGTGCGCCTCGACGCCGTCCTTCTGCAGGCCCGGCTCCGCACCCAGCGCCTGGGAGTAGTCGTGGAAGATCTCCTCGATCGAGATCACCAGCTTCTCGCCCTGCTTGTTCTCGACGATCCAGATCTTGCCGTCCTCGATCAGCCAGCAGGGCGGGCTCATCCAGTTCAACGGCTTGTACGCGCGGTCGTCGGAGTGGACCGACACCGAGCCGTCGGACTTCACGAGCAGCAGCCGGGTAGCCATCGGCAGGTGGGCGGTCAGCCGGCCGGCGTAGTCGACCTGGCACCGCGCGATCACGAGACGCACCCGAGGAGGGTAGGACAGGTCCGGGATACTGGTCTGGTGGACCCCATTCAGCGTGTCGCGTCCCGCGAGGTGTACCGGAACAATTGGATGACCGTCCGGGAGGACGAAATCCGCCGTCTCGACGGCTCGGCCGGCATCTACGGCGTGATCGACAAACCGGCGTACGCGCTCGTCATCGCCCAGGACGGCGACCGGTTCCGGCTGGTCGAGCAGTTCCGCTACCCGCTCGGCGAACGCCGCTGGGAGTTCCCGCAGGGCACCGCGCCCGACCTGGCCGACGTGCCGCCCGGCGAGCTCGCGGCCCGCGAGCTGCGCGAGGAGACCGGGCTGCGCGCCGGCTCGATGGTGACGCTCGGCCGGCTCGACGTCGCGGCCGGGATGAGCAGCCAGCGCGGCTGGGTGTTCCTCGCCACCGAGCTCACCGAGGGCGAGCCGGAGCGCGAGATCGAAGAGCAGGACATGCGCAGCGCCTGGTTCACCCGCGCCGACGTCGAGAAGATGATCCTCACCGGCGAGATGACCGACGCGCAGTCGCTGGCCGCGTGGGCCCAGCTCATGCTGGCCGAGCGGTACCCGATCAGGTGACTCTCGCCGGGAAGCCGTGATCAGTCGGGCCAGGAGGGCTTGCGCTTCTCCAGGAACGCCGCCATGCCTTCGCGGGCGCCGGGCAGCTGCGACGCCGAGGCCATGACCTCCAGCGCGATCGCGTACGCGTCGGCTTCGGGCCGGTCCAGCTGGGCGTACAGCGTCACCTTGCCCATCGCCTTGCTCGCCCGGCTGCCCCGCGTCGCCCGCGCGAGCAGCTCCGCGACGGCGTCGTCGAGCCGCTCGTCCGGCACGACGCGGTTGACCAGGCCCCAGTCGAGCGCGGTCGGCGCTTCGACGACGTCGCCGGTCAGCGCCAGCTCCATCAGGCGCTTGCGGCCGATCGAGCGCGCCACCGGGACCGCCGGCGTGTGGCAGAACCAGCCGCCCTTGCCGCCCGGGAGCGCGAAACCCGCCGACTCGGCGGCGACGGCGAGGTCGCACGAAGCCACCAGCTGGCAGCCCGCGGCGGTGGCCAGGCCGTGCACCCGCGCGATGACCACCTGCGGCACCGACTGCATCGTGCGCATCAGGTCCGTGCACAACGTCAGCAGCTCGCGCACGCCCATCAGGTCGCGCGCGGCGACGTCGCCGAAGTCGTGGCCGGCGGAGAACACCGGGCCGGCGCCGGCCAGCACGATGCCCGTCGCGTCGGACGTCCCGGCCTCGTGGAACGCGGCCA
This genomic window contains:
- the nucS gene encoding endonuclease NucS produces the protein MRLVIARCQVDYAGRLTAHLPMATRLLLVKSDGSVSVHSDDRAYKPLNWMSPPCWLIEDGKIWIVENKQGEKLVISIEEIFHDYSQALGAEPGLQKDGVEAHLQALLAEHIKTLGDGYTLVRREFPTPIGPVDIMARDADGKSVAVEIKRRGEIDGVEQLTRYLELLNRDPLLAPVQGVFAAQIIKPQARTLAEDRGIRCLTLDYDELRGIESDEFRLF
- a CDS encoding DUF1653 domain-containing protein, which produces MVQPGRYVHYKGNEYEVLGVASHSETEEQLVVYRALYGERGLWVRPEAMFTETVETPGGPVPRFCPVTS
- a CDS encoding enoyl-CoA hydratase-related protein, which encodes MTEYEHILVKRDGDTVTITMNRAARRNSLSAGHLAELLAAFHEAGTSDATGIVLAGAGPVFSAGHDFGDVAARDLMGVRELLTLCTDLMRTMQSVPQVVIARVHGLATAAGCQLVASCDLAVAAESAGFALPGGKGGWFCHTPAVPVARSIGRKRLMELALTGDVVEAPTALDWGLVNRVVPDERLDDAVAELLARATRGSRASKAMGKVTLYAQLDRPEADAYAIALEVMASASQLPGAREGMAAFLEKRKPSWPD
- a CDS encoding NUDIX hydrolase, producing the protein MDPIQRVASREVYRNNWMTVREDEIRRLDGSAGIYGVIDKPAYALVIAQDGDRFRLVEQFRYPLGERRWEFPQGTAPDLADVPPGELAARELREETGLRAGSMVTLGRLDVAAGMSSQRGWVFLATELTEGEPEREIEEQDMRSAWFTRADVEKMILTGEMTDAQSLAAWAQLMLAERYPIR